The following coding sequences are from one Arvicanthis niloticus isolate mArvNil1 chromosome 14, mArvNil1.pat.X, whole genome shotgun sequence window:
- the Pura gene encoding transcriptional activator protein Pur-alpha, which yields MADRDSGSEQGGAALGSGGSLGHPGSGSGSGGGGGGGGGGGGSGGGGGAPGGLQHETQELASKRVDIQNKRFYLDVKQNAKGRFLKIAEVGAGGNKSRLTLSMSVAVEFRDYLGDFIEHYAQLGPSQPPDLAQAQDEPRRALKSEFLVRENRKYYMDLKENQRGRFLRIRQTVNRGPGLGSTQGQTIALPAQGLIEFRDALAKLIDDYGVEEEPAELPEGTSLTVDNKRFFFDVGSNKYGVFMRVSEVKPTYRNSITVPYKVWAKFGHTFCKYSEEMKKIQEKQREKRAACEQLHQQQQQQQEETTAATLLLQGEEEGEED from the coding sequence ATGGCGGACCGAGACAGCGGCAGCGAGCAGGGTGGTGCGGCGCTGGGCTCGGGCGGCTCCCTAGGGCACCCGGGCTCGGGCTCAGGCTCCGGCgggggcggtggtggcggcgggggcggcggcggcagtggcggcggcggcggggccCCGGGGGGGCTGCAGCACGAGACGCAGGAGCTGGCCTCCAAGCGGGTGGACATCCAGAACAAGCGTTTCTACCTGGACGTGAAGCAGAACGCTAAGGGCCGTTTCCTGAAGATCGCTGAGGTGGGCGCTGGCGGCAACAAGAGCCGCCTCACCCTCTCCATGTCTGTGGCCGTGGAGTTCCGCGACTACCTGGGCGACTTCATCGAGCACTACGCGCAGCTGGGCCCCAGCCAGCCGCCCGACCTGGCCCAGGCACAGGACGAGCCACGCCGGGCGCTCAAGAGCGAGTTCCTGGTGCGCGAAAACCGCAAGTACTACATGGATCTCAAGGAGAACCAGCGCGGCCGCTTCCTGCGCATCCGCCAGACAGTCAACCGGGGGCCCGGCCTGGGCTCCACGCAGGGCCAGACCATTGCGCTGCCCGCACAGGGGCTCATCGAGTTCCGTGACGCTCTGGCCAAGCTCATCGACGACTATGGAGTGGAGGAGGAGCCGGCCGAGCTGCCCGAGGGCACCTCCTTGACTGTGGACAACAAGCGCTTCTTCTTCGATGTGGGTTCCAACAAGTACGGCGTGTTTATGCGAGTCAGTGAGGTGAAGCCCACCTACCGCAACTCCATCACCGTGCCCTACAAGGTGTGGGCCAAGTTCGGACACACCTTCTGCAAGTACTCCGAGGAGATGAAGAAGATtcaagagaagcagagggagaagcGGGCCGCCTGTGAGCAGCTccaccagcagcaacagcagcagcaagaggAGACCACCGCTGCCACCCTGCTACTGCAGggtgaggaagaaggggaagaagattGA